In Candidatus Defluviibacterium haderslevense, the following are encoded in one genomic region:
- the asnB gene encoding asparagine synthase (glutamine-hydrolyzing), translated as MCGIFGISGGHQEIDLTQINDLLKHRGPDDFGIYSNEFISLLHRRLSILDLSELGHQPMFSKCGHYVIVFNGEIYNHWEIRNELLGKYEFISTSDTETLLYAFIEYGETVLSKLNGIFAFAIYNITTNELFIARDHLGVKPLYYSCNEKQLIFSSEYKAILSLIEDHSLDYHGILNYLYFLWSPGQRTPFTQIHKLLPGHYIKYNNHQRLEVIKYYEIPFIGSYKFQSTLTWMNEIEFQILKSIQSQLLSDVPVGFFLSGGLDSSLIVAMAAKLNPNSKLKCYTIGSDANYIKEGFVDDLHYAKRVAELYNIELIEVVNEIDFAEEWDRLIWHLEEPQSDTAPGLVSNICRRARADGCYVLMSGTGGDDLFSGYRRHQSIAFQQWLRRLPLAKMGLQLLTLMFEKKHPIGRRIYKFYNSFRQENTDTFISNSFAWYDLDQLKKLFKPEIRQYIQNINPEDYLKESLNNIPFEKSNLNKMLYLDIKYFLADHNLNYTDKLSMAHGIEVRVPYLDKDLVELTTQIPISLKMKGQTTKFILRKIAEKYLPKDIIYRSKSGFGSPVRQLISHELREFVDDRLSKVRLDDQNIFNVEEVHKLIKDNLDQKVDGSYIILSLLAIESVIRQFR; from the coding sequence ATGTGTGGAATTTTCGGTATTAGCGGTGGTCATCAAGAGATAGATTTAACTCAAATCAATGATTTATTAAAGCATCGTGGGCCAGATGATTTTGGTATTTATTCTAATGAATTTATTTCATTATTGCATAGAAGATTGTCCATTTTGGATTTATCTGAGTTGGGTCATCAACCTATGTTTTCAAAGTGTGGTCACTATGTAATTGTATTTAATGGGGAGATTTATAATCATTGGGAAATTAGAAATGAACTCTTAGGTAAGTATGAATTTATATCTACCAGTGATACGGAGACTTTGCTGTATGCTTTTATTGAATATGGTGAAACCGTTTTATCTAAATTAAATGGAATTTTCGCTTTTGCAATTTATAATATAACCACAAACGAATTATTTATTGCAAGAGATCATTTAGGTGTTAAACCTTTATATTATAGTTGTAATGAGAAACAACTCATTTTTTCTTCTGAGTATAAGGCAATATTATCATTAATTGAAGATCATTCATTAGATTACCATGGGATACTTAATTATCTTTATTTTTTATGGTCACCAGGACAAAGAACGCCGTTCACTCAAATTCATAAACTTTTACCAGGGCATTACATAAAGTATAATAATCATCAGCGTTTAGAAGTAATTAAATATTATGAAATACCCTTCATAGGCAGTTATAAATTCCAATCCACACTAACTTGGATGAATGAAATTGAATTTCAAATCTTGAAATCAATACAAAGTCAGTTGTTATCAGATGTACCTGTTGGTTTTTTTCTTTCCGGAGGATTGGATTCAAGTTTGATAGTAGCTATGGCAGCAAAATTGAACCCAAATTCGAAGTTAAAATGTTATACCATTGGATCTGATGCAAATTATATTAAGGAGGGTTTTGTTGATGATTTGCATTATGCTAAGCGTGTTGCTGAATTGTATAACATAGAGTTGATTGAAGTGGTTAATGAAATAGATTTTGCTGAAGAGTGGGACCGATTAATTTGGCATTTGGAAGAACCGCAAAGTGATACTGCTCCAGGGTTGGTATCAAATATTTGTAGAAGGGCTAGAGCTGATGGGTGCTATGTATTAATGAGTGGGACAGGTGGTGATGATCTTTTTTCAGGATACAGGCGGCACCAAAGTATTGCTTTTCAACAATGGCTTAGAAGACTTCCGTTAGCTAAAATGGGTCTTCAATTGTTGACTTTAATGTTTGAGAAAAAACATCCAATCGGACGAAGGATATATAAATTTTATAACAGTTTTAGACAGGAGAATACTGATACGTTTATTTCCAATAGTTTTGCTTGGTATGACTTAGATCAATTAAAGAAGTTGTTTAAACCTGAAATTCGGCAATATATTCAAAACATAAACCCGGAAGATTATTTAAAAGAAAGTTTAAATAACATACCCTTTGAAAAATCAAATCTGAATAAGATGCTTTATTTAGACATTAAATATTTTTTGGCCGATCATAACTTAAATTATACAGATAAATTAAGTATGGCGCATGGAATTGAAGTTAGAGTGCCGTATTTAGATAAGGATTTAGTTGAATTAACAACTCAGATTCCTATTTCATTAAAAATGAAAGGACAAACAACAAAATTCATTTTAAGAAAAATTGCAGAAAAGTATCTTCCTAAAGACATTATTTACAGATCAAAGTCTGGTTTTGGTTCACCAGTTCGTCAATTAATAAGCCATGAGTTAAGAGAATTTGTTGATGATCGATTGTCTAAAGTACGATTAGATGATCAAAATATTTTTAATGTAGAGGAGGTACATAAACTAATAAAGGATAATTTAGATCAAAAAGTTGATGGATCTTATATTATACTCAGTTTGTTGGCGATTGAATCAGTAATTAGACAATTTAGATAA
- a CDS encoding glycosyltransferase family 4 protein codes for MPKVLFVGPYPPPVHGQSNAFKMAFDQYKFSKFLISQNFEKISQSYKVFVTIRVIGLYIKSFFDFSIDVIYLSGSRSLLGAFKDVVLILIFKLRGIPIINHVHAANFDQFLNGLPFLVKQIYLYAFKKVDVFICLLEEMQLEYLNFSSTSKTFVVHNFYDPILDKVEVVIPKHNDVVIISYFSNLMFSKGIFILLDAFELIHNHDLNIELHIAGGFSDDEFMTRKEVQIKFEEYLKRNSRIKYFGSVYDNQKIGFLLNSDLFVLPTFYKSEAFPISILEAMRTGSCIITTQHHYLPNLISEKNGQCVKCKSVIDVSNALLFYLNRPEMLKVIQEYNIIYATESFNVSFYLKKIDQIIEHVRLSNRSKL; via the coding sequence ATGCCTAAAGTTTTATTTGTTGGTCCTTATCCACCTCCGGTACATGGACAGTCCAATGCATTCAAAATGGCATTTGATCAATACAAGTTCTCGAAATTTTTAATTTCACAAAATTTTGAAAAAATATCACAATCTTATAAGGTATTTGTTACAATTCGTGTAATTGGGTTATATATAAAATCTTTTTTTGACTTTTCCATTGATGTTATTTATCTGTCAGGATCACGTTCTTTGTTAGGAGCTTTTAAGGATGTTGTTTTGATTTTAATTTTTAAATTGAGAGGAATACCTATAATAAATCATGTCCATGCAGCTAATTTTGACCAATTTCTAAATGGGTTACCCTTTTTAGTTAAACAGATTTATTTATATGCATTTAAAAAAGTTGATGTTTTTATTTGTTTGTTAGAAGAAATGCAGCTGGAGTATTTGAATTTTTCTTCTACTTCTAAAACTTTTGTTGTTCATAATTTTTATGATCCAATATTGGATAAAGTTGAAGTGGTTATCCCTAAGCATAATGATGTTGTTATCATTTCATATTTTTCAAATTTGATGTTTAGTAAGGGGATCTTTATATTATTGGACGCATTTGAGTTAATTCATAATCATGATTTGAACATTGAATTGCATATAGCAGGTGGGTTTTCAGATGATGAATTTATGACTCGGAAAGAAGTTCAAATTAAATTTGAGGAATATTTGAAAAGGAATTCAAGAATTAAATATTTTGGTTCTGTTTATGATAATCAGAAAATTGGATTTCTATTAAATTCTGACCTTTTTGTTTTACCTACATTTTATAAAAGTGAAGCATTCCCAATATCAATTTTGGAAGCTATGCGAACAGGTTCATGTATAATTACAACGCAACATCACTATTTACCCAATTTAATTAGTGAAAAGAATGGTCAGTGTGTTAAGTGTAAGTCCGTAATCGATGTATCGAATGCCCTACTTTTCTATTTAAATAGACCTGAAATGCTTAAAGTCATCCAGGAATACAACATTATTTATGCAACAGAATCCTTTAATGTTTCTTTTTATTTGAAAAAAATTGATCAAATTATTGAACATGTCAGATTAAGTAACCGAAGTAAATTATAA
- a CDS encoding oligosaccharide repeat unit polymerase: protein MNIYIIILFNIIVFALGYLFLLIKGFREHILFAFSWIIFTIYYFLTPLYFFSIGRKTIWGDTYSFYGVGEIITEYYDEGFLYFGLAHLMFFLGYFLVSYVPYQSINRVTIDSKKRIVIITLLCFIIVYINFVSSGVNPLDVLLGNSDESLFGAAGESNYFRNFADSLVTCLIICVFVKVDKRFIYLMVLISFLLFGLMGFRYRIVITFLGFILLYLFRVQISYKKLIKPLFIFLTVMYFILFITINRYSLILGNFSQLEFNPIQFDSGQLLAEQTRGALDDITIIKYYDSHINPKHDYGITFLYFVIRALPRAIVGDWKDKWYPPPAFPIIDQAYNLPRAWENTGEAPLHYAYFIIAGGLIFLIIGSFLVGIVLRFISINRHYKIPRDRIFLTIVCMGLFQWYTRGYFPQFVDHLVFLLIPYWLYFGLGKKSINA from the coding sequence TTGAATATTTATATCATCATTCTATTTAATATTATTGTATTTGCGTTAGGATATTTATTTTTGTTAATTAAGGGATTTCGGGAGCATATATTATTTGCATTTTCTTGGATTATATTCACCATCTATTATTTTTTAACACCGCTTTATTTTTTTAGCATTGGTAGAAAGACTATTTGGGGTGATACGTACTCATTTTATGGAGTTGGAGAAATTATCACCGAATACTATGATGAGGGATTTCTGTATTTTGGGTTAGCTCACTTGATGTTTTTTTTGGGTTATTTTCTTGTTTCGTATGTGCCTTATCAGAGTATTAATAGGGTTACTATTGATTCTAAAAAGAGAATTGTTATTATTACACTATTATGTTTTATTATTGTGTATATAAATTTCGTTTCATCCGGCGTTAATCCATTGGATGTATTATTGGGAAATTCTGACGAATCTCTTTTTGGAGCGGCTGGTGAGTCGAATTATTTTAGAAATTTTGCAGATTCCTTAGTTACTTGTTTAATTATTTGTGTGTTTGTGAAAGTAGATAAAAGATTTATTTACTTAATGGTATTGATTTCTTTTTTACTTTTTGGATTAATGGGTTTTCGATATCGAATTGTAATTACTTTTTTAGGTTTTATATTATTATACTTATTTAGAGTTCAAATATCATACAAGAAACTGATAAAGCCATTATTTATATTTTTAACTGTAATGTATTTTATATTATTCATCACAATCAATAGATACAGTCTTATTTTGGGGAATTTCAGTCAGCTAGAATTTAATCCAATCCAGTTTGATTCTGGTCAATTATTAGCTGAACAGACTCGTGGAGCATTGGATGACATTACGATTATTAAGTATTACGATTCCCATATTAACCCCAAACATGATTATGGTATTACTTTTTTATATTTCGTTATCAGAGCTTTGCCAAGAGCCATTGTTGGAGATTGGAAAGATAAGTGGTATCCGCCCCCGGCTTTTCCAATCATAGATCAAGCCTATAATTTGCCTCGTGCTTGGGAAAATACAGGTGAGGCTCCATTGCATTATGCCTATTTCATTATTGCCGGTGGTTTAATTTTTTTAATTATAGGTTCTTTTTTAGTAGGAATTGTTTTGCGATTTATAAGTATTAATAGGCATTATAAAATCCCTAGAGATAGGATTTTTTTAACTATTGTATGCATGGGATTATTTCAATGGTATACCAGAGGCTATTTTCCCCAGTTTGTCGACCATTTGGTTTTTTTATTGATCCCATATTGGCTCTATTTTGGATTGGGTAAAAAATCAATAAATGCCTAA
- a CDS encoding glycosyltransferase family 4 protein: MQYAVARIFDSQQLLSKLYTDLCFDKFPFSVIKDSTFFSKYGSTRKVNIDPRHIEHFPLLAYQYYQNKQNANTVALEYQNYMWMEEQFGKKVINQLKSDGSEYLYVFNTASRIIGKCKGEKKIILEQCSLPFGQYRKAIISEFEKNSGWCKPEAIYSFLDESVEQFILHEREEWINAEFIIVPSVSVKDSLISEGVNLSKIILVPYGINFSTDIDLPDQIDRKRFLPFTVSTVGYLELRKGIHHFLNVAKAYPSAQFRAIGKQGNLIPDDKLSELKKYVELTGHLDRLSLSKEFQRTHVLLFLTIGEGSATVVYEALSLGIPVITTKEAGSIIEHEVNGFIIEPDNTSLIIYYLEKLKDPDFYRYISMNALTRSQYGNFEAYRNRLLENLNFVL, translated from the coding sequence ATGCAATATGCCGTTGCAAGGATATTCGATTCACAACAATTGCTATCAAAATTGTATACAGATTTATGTTTTGATAAGTTTCCATTTTCAGTAATCAAGGATTCTACTTTTTTTTCTAAATATGGATCTACCAGAAAGGTTAATATTGATCCTAGGCACATTGAGCATTTTCCACTTTTAGCCTATCAATATTACCAGAATAAACAAAATGCCAATACTGTAGCGTTAGAATACCAAAATTACATGTGGATGGAGGAACAGTTTGGTAAGAAGGTAATAAACCAATTGAAGAGCGATGGATCTGAGTATCTATATGTTTTTAATACTGCAAGTCGGATTATTGGAAAATGCAAGGGAGAAAAAAAGATCATTTTAGAACAATGTAGCCTCCCATTTGGACAATACCGTAAAGCTATTATTAGTGAATTTGAGAAGAATTCAGGATGGTGCAAGCCAGAAGCTATTTATAGTTTTTTGGATGAATCCGTTGAACAGTTTATTTTACATGAGCGTGAGGAATGGATTAATGCTGAGTTTATCATTGTTCCTTCTGTATCCGTAAAAGATTCTTTGATTTCCGAGGGTGTAAACCTATCAAAAATCATACTTGTTCCCTATGGAATTAATTTTAGTACGGATATAGATTTACCTGATCAGATCGATAGAAAGCGATTTTTGCCATTTACTGTTTCAACAGTTGGATATTTGGAATTAAGAAAGGGAATACATCATTTTTTAAATGTTGCTAAGGCTTATCCAAGTGCGCAATTTAGGGCTATTGGTAAGCAAGGGAATTTGATTCCAGATGATAAATTATCTGAACTTAAGAAATATGTTGAGTTGACTGGACATTTGGATAGGTTAAGTTTAAGCAAAGAATTTCAAAGAACTCATGTCTTGTTATTTCTTACTATTGGAGAAGGATCAGCAACTGTGGTATATGAAGCATTGAGTTTAGGGATACCTGTGATCACAACTAAGGAAGCAGGTTCCATCATTGAGCATGAAGTGAACGGTTTTATCATTGAACCAGATAATACATCATTGATTATATACTATTTGGAAAAATTGAAAGATCCGGACTTTTATCGTTATATATCAATGAATGCATTAACGCGAAGTCAATATGGTAACTTTGAAGCTTATAGAAATAGGCTATTGGAAAACTTAAATTTTGTGCTTTAA
- a CDS encoding acetyl-CoA C-acyltransferase, protein MNEVYIVSIARTPIGSFGGSLTGFSATQLGSIAIKSAVERAGINPESVQDVFMGNVNSANLGQAPAKQAALGAGLSVHTNCTTINKVCSSGMKSIIFGAQAIQLGLSDVVVAGGMESMSNIPYYLSQARWGYKFGGGEIIDGLQKDGLMDAYDHIPMGVCGDETAQKYQISREAQDAFTIQSYSRAAEATLNGKFKNEIVPISIPQKKGDPLVFTEDEEYKKVDFAKIPGLKPIFSKDGTVTAANASTLNDGASALVLMSAKKIKELNIKPIARIVNYADAEQAPRLFTTSPALAANLCIEGSGINKNDIDFFEINEAFAVVPIVVAQLLEVDLAKFNVNGGAVSIGHPLGSSGSRIVCTLSQVLEQNQAKYGLAAICNGGGGASAIIIERI, encoded by the coding sequence ATGAACGAGGTATATATTGTATCAATAGCAAGAACCCCAATCGGTTCTTTTGGAGGGAGTTTGACAGGTTTCTCAGCTACTCAATTAGGATCTATAGCCATTAAATCAGCTGTGGAAAGAGCTGGAATTAACCCTGAATCAGTACAAGATGTGTTTATGGGGAATGTAAATTCAGCCAATTTAGGTCAAGCCCCGGCAAAACAGGCCGCCTTAGGCGCAGGGTTATCCGTACACACTAATTGTACGACTATCAACAAAGTATGCTCCTCGGGAATGAAGTCCATTATTTTTGGTGCTCAGGCTATTCAATTAGGCCTTTCCGATGTTGTTGTGGCAGGTGGAATGGAGAGTATGTCAAATATCCCCTATTATTTGTCCCAAGCCAGATGGGGTTATAAATTTGGTGGAGGTGAAATCATCGACGGATTACAAAAAGATGGCTTAATGGATGCTTATGACCACATTCCGATGGGTGTGTGTGGTGATGAAACAGCCCAAAAATATCAAATTTCTAGAGAGGCTCAAGATGCATTTACCATTCAATCCTATTCCAGAGCTGCTGAGGCCACATTAAATGGTAAATTTAAGAATGAAATAGTTCCCATTTCGATACCACAAAAAAAAGGAGACCCCTTAGTATTTACTGAAGATGAAGAATATAAGAAAGTTGATTTTGCTAAAATACCAGGCTTAAAACCTATTTTTTCAAAAGATGGCACTGTAACCGCTGCTAATGCATCTACTTTAAATGATGGCGCATCGGCACTTGTTTTAATGAGTGCAAAAAAAATCAAAGAACTCAATATAAAACCCATAGCTAGAATTGTGAATTACGCTGATGCTGAACAAGCACCAAGATTATTCACCACAAGTCCAGCTCTTGCTGCTAATTTGTGTATTGAAGGATCCGGAATAAACAAAAACGATATTGATTTTTTCGAAATTAATGAAGCCTTTGCTGTGGTTCCTATTGTAGTTGCTCAACTTTTAGAAGTTGATTTAGCTAAATTTAATGTAAACGGAGGCGCGGTCTCAATAGGTCATCCATTAGGTTCTTCAGGGTCAAGAATAGTATGCACACTTAGCCAAGTACTTGAACAAAATCAAGCTAAATATGGCTTAGCAGCTATTTGCAATGGTGGTGGCGGAGCTTCCGCTATTATTATCGAAAGAATTTAA
- a CDS encoding bi-domain-containing oxidoreductase — protein MFQIIQNLQTGTTSLIEVPCPLPQKGQILIKSHFSLMSLGTERMLVEFGKASWIDKAKQQPDKVKQVLQKIKTDGLGPTIEVIKRKLDTPIPLGYSNVGEIIGVGEDVIEFKIGDRVVSNGPHAEFVCVPQNLVAKIPERVSYESASFTIIGAIGLQGIRLLNPTFGETIVVIGLGLIGMITCQLLKANGCKVIGFDLDPDKIKLAQSLGFSAFLLEQSNDRISVIENLTLRLGADGVIITANSKSNDVIHEAAQMCRKRGRIILVGVVGLELRRSDFYEKEITFQVSCSYGPGRYDDTYEQKGIDYPIGYVRWTEKRNFEAVLNALEEGILKVDELISSIIPIESFKLVYDEISESKNIATLFKYAENKIPEKSTLVTNRNIILKAGKECIGIIGAGNYTSSVVLPILKKYNAQIKYLCSAKGLTASTLAKKYFIQNATSDYRILIEDSDVNTIIITTRHNTHAQLVISALEAGKNVFVEKPLALTLMELDQIEAAHKASKGQLVVGFNRRFAPLAIELRKLISGTDIPISVIATMNAGPLPLDHWTTDQITGGGRIIGEACHYFDLISSLTNSSINQVIMNSIDVDEDTASILLHYQNGSLGVINYFSNGSKDYNKERIEVYSQGRTAIIDNFKRLDNYGFGRSSISLKQDKGQDNQFKYFLDSIRHGGKAIIPIESILNTSKAVIGAVLSQKSRNWYKIK, from the coding sequence ATGTTCCAAATAATTCAGAATTTACAAACAGGGACTACAAGTTTAATTGAAGTGCCGTGTCCGCTACCACAAAAAGGACAAATTTTAATAAAAAGTCATTTTAGTTTAATGTCACTGGGTACCGAACGTATGTTAGTTGAATTTGGTAAAGCTAGTTGGATTGACAAAGCAAAGCAACAGCCGGATAAGGTTAAACAGGTTTTACAAAAAATTAAAACAGATGGTTTAGGTCCAACAATAGAAGTGATCAAGAGAAAATTGGACACACCTATTCCTTTAGGTTATTCCAATGTTGGTGAAATTATTGGTGTTGGTGAAGATGTCATTGAATTTAAGATTGGGGATAGGGTAGTATCTAATGGACCACATGCAGAATTCGTTTGTGTTCCGCAAAATTTAGTAGCTAAAATTCCTGAACGAGTATCCTATGAATCAGCTTCTTTTACGATTATAGGGGCTATAGGATTACAAGGTATACGACTTTTAAATCCAACTTTTGGTGAGACTATAGTTGTTATTGGTTTAGGTCTGATTGGAATGATAACTTGCCAATTATTAAAAGCTAATGGATGTAAAGTTATAGGATTTGATTTAGATCCTGATAAGATTAAATTAGCTCAATCCCTTGGATTTTCAGCATTTCTATTGGAACAAAGTAATGATCGAATTTCTGTTATTGAGAATTTAACTTTGCGGTTGGGTGCAGATGGGGTCATCATTACTGCAAATTCTAAATCCAATGATGTCATTCATGAAGCAGCACAAATGTGTCGCAAACGAGGTCGTATTATATTAGTAGGAGTTGTAGGATTAGAATTAAGACGGTCTGATTTTTATGAAAAGGAAATTACATTTCAAGTGTCTTGTTCATATGGCCCGGGACGTTATGATGACACTTATGAGCAAAAAGGTATTGATTATCCAATAGGATATGTTAGATGGACTGAGAAGAGGAATTTCGAAGCTGTATTAAATGCATTGGAAGAAGGAATTTTGAAGGTTGACGAACTAATCAGTAGTATAATTCCTATTGAATCTTTTAAGTTGGTGTATGATGAAATTTCAGAATCAAAAAATATAGCTACTCTATTTAAATATGCTGAAAATAAAATACCTGAAAAGTCTACTTTAGTTACTAACCGAAATATTATTCTCAAAGCAGGCAAGGAATGTATTGGTATTATTGGAGCAGGAAATTATACATCAAGTGTGGTATTGCCTATATTAAAAAAGTATAATGCGCAAATAAAATATTTGTGCAGTGCCAAAGGATTGACAGCCTCAACGCTAGCCAAAAAGTATTTTATCCAAAATGCTACTTCTGATTATCGTATACTTATAGAAGATAGTGACGTTAATACTATAATTATTACTACAAGGCACAATACTCATGCGCAATTGGTTATTTCTGCATTGGAAGCTGGAAAAAATGTTTTTGTTGAAAAACCATTGGCATTGACATTAATGGAATTAGATCAAATAGAAGCAGCACATAAAGCATCAAAAGGCCAACTTGTAGTTGGATTTAACAGAAGATTTGCTCCATTGGCCATAGAGCTTCGAAAATTGATTTCCGGTACGGATATCCCTATATCTGTTATTGCTACTATGAATGCCGGACCATTACCTTTGGATCACTGGACAACAGATCAAATTACCGGTGGCGGAAGAATAATTGGTGAAGCTTGTCATTATTTTGATTTAATTTCAAGTCTTACAAATTCTTCGATCAACCAAGTTATCATGAATTCAATCGATGTTGATGAAGATACGGCAAGTATATTATTACACTATCAAAATGGATCATTAGGAGTTATTAATTATTTTTCTAATGGATCTAAAGATTATAATAAAGAAAGAATTGAAGTGTATTCTCAGGGTAGAACTGCGATCATTGATAATTTTAAACGACTAGATAATTATGGTTTTGGTCGTTCAAGTATCTCGCTTAAACAAGATAAAGGTCAAGACAATCAATTCAAGTATTTTCTTGATAGTATTAGGCACGGGGGCAAAGCAATCATTCCAATTGAATCCATTCTTAATACCTCTAAAGCGGTTATTGGTGCAGTATTATCACAAAAATCAAGAAATTGGTATAAAATTAAATAA
- a CDS encoding glycosyltransferase family 4 protein, with translation MSKMSLSFYTNIPTPNQDDFFEELNQVFIFNAIFYEKTENDRHWQISNKTYKHVYLKDSKLIKWVQHFYKDFHFSWSIVKYSLNESSQFIILSGNYFALNTIIAALILKVRGKKVGFFSEKIKEVHGFKRLVKRTILFPFVKLLDFMIFVGVCSKQSYGSLGFNVKHHVIIPYNINNSSFKDINLNTDKLKQLKDEYNSNTHFTLLTSGALIERKGIDFTIKIMEHLNKERISNIQLLILGDGPLKQSLQEWSKELPINFLGFKQKEEIPYYFGIADVFLFCSRYDGWGLVINEAISAGLPCLVNKDVGSSELIENYVNGFICDNQNLQSYVNAIEMLYNDKILVDSIQTNNLQLSEQISSASMATKLIQFFNEKFNNN, from the coding sequence ATGAGTAAAATGTCACTAAGTTTCTATACCAATATTCCTACACCAAATCAAGATGATTTTTTCGAAGAATTGAACCAAGTATTTATATTCAATGCAATTTTTTATGAAAAAACTGAAAATGATCGGCATTGGCAAATAAGTAACAAGACCTATAAGCATGTGTATTTAAAAGATAGCAAATTAATTAAATGGGTTCAACATTTTTATAAGGATTTTCATTTTAGCTGGAGTATTGTTAAATATTCATTAAATGAAAGTAGTCAATTTATAATTTTATCAGGTAATTATTTTGCTCTTAATACAATAATTGCTGCTTTAATATTAAAAGTCAGAGGAAAAAAAGTAGGTTTTTTTAGTGAAAAAATTAAGGAAGTACATGGTTTTAAAAGATTGGTGAAGAGAACGATTTTGTTCCCGTTTGTTAAATTGCTCGACTTTATGATTTTTGTCGGTGTATGTTCCAAACAAAGTTATGGTTCCCTGGGGTTTAATGTTAAGCATCATGTTATTATTCCATATAATATTAATAATTCCAGTTTTAAAGACATTAATTTAAATACTGATAAATTGAAGCAACTGAAGGATGAATACAATTCGAACACTCATTTTACTTTGTTAACGTCAGGTGCATTAATTGAACGAAAAGGTATAGACTTTACTATAAAGATTATGGAACATTTAAACAAGGAGCGCATAAGTAATATACAGCTGCTTATTCTGGGCGATGGCCCTTTAAAGCAATCTTTACAAGAATGGTCAAAGGAATTGCCTATCAATTTTCTAGGGTTTAAACAGAAAGAAGAAATACCTTATTATTTTGGTATTGCAGATGTGTTTTTGTTTTGTTCTAGATACGATGGTTGGGGATTGGTAATTAATGAAGCTATAAGTGCAGGATTGCCTTGTTTAGTTAATAAAGATGTGGGTTCTTCTGAACTTATTGAAAACTATGTCAATGGTTTTATTTGTGATAATCAAAATTTACAGTCATATGTAAATGCCATTGAAATGTTATACAATGACAAAATTTTAGTAGATTCCATCCAAACTAATAATCTTCAGTTAAGTGAACAGATTAGTTCCGCATCAATGGCTACTAAGCTCATTCAATTTTTTAACGAGAAATTTAATAATAACTAG